In Clarias gariepinus isolate MV-2021 ecotype Netherlands chromosome 9, CGAR_prim_01v2, whole genome shotgun sequence, a single window of DNA contains:
- the gadd45ga gene encoding growth arrest and DNA-damage-inducible, gamma a, which translates to MTLEEIHPQEENTDSSDSAGRVLEEVLVSSIQQDCLTVGVYESAKVMNLDPDSVALCVLASGEQYEWDVALQIHFTLIQSFCFDNDVNIVRVTDMARLVHIVSASGTSDGGDAHCILVTRPGEAAWKDDGLEKLGAFCEERRSVCDWFPTVTLPER; encoded by the exons ATGACGTTAGAGGAGATTCACCCACAGGAGGAGAACACAGACTCCAGCGACAG tgctgGCCGGGTTCTGGAGGAGGTCCTGGTCTCGTCCATACAGCAGGACTGCCTGACGGTGGGCGTGTACGAGTCCGCCAAAGTCATGAACCT ggaccCGGACAGCGTGGCCCTGTGTGTCCTGGCCTCGGGTGAACAGTACGAGTGGGACGTGGCGCTGCAGATCCACTTCACCCTCATCCAGTCCTTCTGCTTCGACAATGACGTCAACATCGTGCGCGTGACCGACATGGCGCGGCTCGTGCACATCGTCAGTGCCTCGGGGACCAGCGACGGCGGGGACGCGCACTGCATTCTGGTCACG AGGCCGGGTGAGGCAGCGTGGAAGGACGACGGTCTGGAGAAGCTCGGAGCGTTTTGTGAAGagcggaggagtgtgtgtgactggTTTCCTACCGTCACACTCCCTGAGCGATGA